The Arachis hypogaea cultivar Tifrunner chromosome 19, arahy.Tifrunner.gnm2.J5K5, whole genome shotgun sequence genome has a window encoding:
- the LOC112775157 gene encoding protein TIC236, chloroplastic, whose product MSVRNHTPFFGTEIHASFEGNNSSFRKSQRNLFHLDRRNFPKKGFLRRSVFPVSQAFRFPQFCRQNVNLLSRNLGSTSGSRLNCTREPFFRSKVLVNFDLSNLWSEGLMLFRASVYTAVVSGVCILAWYGRNKAKAYVEANLLPSVCLAVSEYIERDLQFGKVRRISPLSITLESCSFGPHKEEFSCGEAPTVKLRLHPFASLRSGKFVVDAVLSQPSVLVVQKKDYTWLGIPPPSEDGLQRHLSTEEGIDYRTRTRRIAREGAVARWTQERDDAAREAAQIGYFVSEPNCDDVKEIPNNLLEATDSKSFFCTNEGKHDHHCMDTGVDYNTKHAALEKSFGVRSFGFFSRIIKGHRKQKFKRKPNKKDICASGVAVKRRILERSGLAAHKFFQDQSPGKFGEPPSSSGCLPYTNHDMQLVKTVVGKNEESVVGGTDNQNGTQFRDLGIWSPSANENINGDSDYLKFVRALNLQTRESKHENLQSSEDIVAPVDTDNITEKHEEFRPHAADSQINDNVTGVKKSLVPEDLDSLMPRPELATHFQVPFEALIGKLGLHSFLRNTQESMFGFLSGPIEKLKSDVGVKVEDIVAEHVDDIDALQSEGLSKMLPVTLDSVHFRGATVMLLAYGDREAREMENVNGHVKLNNHYSRVNVQLSGNCKTWRSDVISEDGGWLSADVYVDIIEQKWHANLKIDNFFVPLFERILEIPVGWSEGRASGEVHLCMSKGENFPNLHGQLDVTGLNFQLLDAPSCFSNISASLCFRGQRIFLHNANGWFGSVPLEASGDFGIHPEEGEFHLMCQVPGVEVNALMRTFKMRPLLFPLAGSVTALFNCQGPLDTPVFVGTGMVSRTFSTLHDTPESLASEALAKSKEAGALAAFDRIPFSYASANFTFNTDNCVADLYGIRATLVDGGEIRGAGNAWLCPEGEEDETAIDVNLSGSLAFEKILLRYLPNYHHQMPLKFGVLNGETKLSGALLRPRFDIKWTAPKAVGSFSDARGDIIISHDFITVNSASAAFDLYMKVLTSYSDDFALKRDEFNASRDIPFTVDGIELDLRMRGFEFFSLVSTYTLDFPRPLVLKSTGRIKFHGKVLKPNSNVIGQNFENNRHDVPMLEKGSADSLVGDISISDLKLNQLMLAPQLSGQLRVSSDCIKLDASGRPDESLAVEFVGPLQPSSEDGLINGKLLSISLQKGQLRVNAGFQPFHSANLEVRQFPLDELELASLRGTIQRAEIQLNLQKRRGHGLLSVLRPKFSGVLGEALDVAARWSGDVITIEKAALEQSYSHYELQGEYVLPGSRDRNPVDIKGDRFIKKLMSGHLGSFISSMGRWRMKLEVPRAEVAEMLPLARLLSRSTDPAVLSRSKDFFIQGLQTVGLYSANLQQLLELIRGHHVPSQDVVLEDLSLPGLSELKGRWRGSLDASGGGNGDTLAEFDFHGEDWEWGEYKTQRVLAIGAYSNDDGLHLEKIFIQKDNATVHADGTLLGPKTNLHFAVLNFPVSLVPTVVQVIESTATDLVHSLRQLLAPIRGILHMEGDLRGSLAKPECDVQVRLLDGAVGGIDLGRAEIVASLTSTSRFVFNAKLEPIIQNGHVLVQGSIPVAFVQNNTLQQDADLDKSGFNWVPEWVKERNRGTGDDANDKKASRDRNEEDWNSQITESLKGLNWQILDAGEVRVDADIKDGGMMLVTALSPYANWLHGNADVMLEVRGTVDQPVLNGYASFHRASISSPVLRKPLTNFGGTVNVRSNRLSIASLESRVSRKGKLFVKGNLPLRTSEAALNDKIELKCEALEVRAKNILSGQVDSQVQITGSMLQPNISGNIKLSQGEAYLPHDKGDKGGGAASNRFPSNQPPLPAGGVSRAFASRYVSRFFSSKPATLTTQISQSGSSVKKTSQVEKDMEQVQINPNIEVYLSDLKLVLGPELKIVYPLILSFAVSGELELNGLAHPKCIKPRGILAFENGEVDLVATQVRLKREHLNVAKFEPEYGLDPMLDLALVGSEWQFRIQGRASHWQDKLVVTSTHSVEQDALSPTEAARRFESQLAESILEGNGQLAFEKLATATLEKLMPRIEGKGEFGQARWRVVYAPQIPSLVSADTAVDPLSLLTSNISFGTEVEVQLGKRLQASIVRQMKESEMAMQWTLSYQLTSRLRVLLQSAPSKRLLFEYSATSQD is encoded by the exons ATGAGCGTGAGGAATCACACCCCATTCTTCGGGACTGAAATTCATGCTTCTTTTGAAGGTAACAACAGCAGCTTCAGAAAAAGCCAAAGGAACCTCTTTCATTTGGACAGAAGGAACTTCCCAAAAAAGGGTTTCCTTCGTAGGAGTGTATTCCCGGTAAGCCAAGCATTTAGGTTTCCTCAATTTTGTCGCCAAAATGTGAACTTGTTGAGTAGGAACCTCGGTTCCACAAGTGGGTCGAGGTTGAATTGCACCAGGGAACCCTTTTTTAGGAGCAAGGTTTTGGTGAATTTTGATTTGAGCAATTTATGGAGTGAGGGGTTAATGTTGTTTAGGGCTTCTGTTTACACTGCAGTTGTATCTGGTGTGTGCATTTTGGCTTGGTATGGTAGGAATAAGGCCAAGGCTTATGTTGAAGCAAACCTCTTGCCTTCGGTTTGTTTGGCGGTTAGTGAGTACATTGAACGTGACCTTCAGTTTGGCAAGGTTAGAAGGATCTCGCCGTTGAGCATTACGTTGGAGTCGTGCTCGTTTGGGCCGCATAAGGAGGAGTTTTCATGTGGTGAGGCCCCCACGGTGAAGCTTCGGCTTCATCCCTTTGCGAGCTTGAGGAGTGGGAAGTTTGTGGTTGATGCGGTCCTGTCGCAGCCGAGTGTCTTGGTGGTGCAGAAGAAGGACTATACTTGGCTGGGGATCCCTCCACCATCTGAAGATGGCTTGCAGAGACACCTTTCTACTGAAGAAGGGATTGATTATAGAACTAGGACCAGGAGGATTGCACGAGAAGGAGCGGTTGCTCGGTGGACACAAGAGAGGGATGATGCGGCTAGGGAAGCTGCACAGATAGGTTATTTTGTTTCGGAGCCAAATTGTGATGATGTGAAGGAGATTCCTAATAATTTGTTGGAGGCAACAGACTCTAAGTCCTTTTTCTGTACGAATGAGGGGAAGCATGACCATCATTGCATGGACACAGGTGTTGATTATAATACAAAACATGCAGCATTGGAAAAATCATTTGGGGTGAGATCATTTGGATTTTTTTCCAGAATCATAAAGGGGCATCGGAAACAGAAATTTAAGAGGAAGCCTAACAAGAAGGATATCTGTGCATCCGGTGTTGCTGTCAAAAGAAGAATTCTTGAACGCAGTGGGTTAGCAGCGCACAAATTCTTCCAAGATCAATCACCTGGGAAGTTTGGGGAGCCTCCATCATCTTCTGGGTGTTTACCTTATACAAACCATGATATGCAGTTAGTTAAAACCGTGGTTGgaaaaaatgaagaatctgttgtTGGTGGAACTGATAACCAAAATGGAACACAGTTCAGAGATTTGGGAATCTGGTCTCCTTCGGCAAATGAAAACATAAATGGTGATtcagattatttaaaatttgtccGCGCTCTGAATTTACAGACAAGAGAGAGTAAACATGAAAATTTGCAATCTAGTGAAGACATTGTGGCACCTGTTGATACTGATAATATTACAGAGAAACATGAAGAGTTCCGACCCCATGCTGCAGACAGTCAAATCAATGATAATGTCACTGGGGTAAAAAAAAGCTTGGTACCTGAGGATTTGGATTCTCTGATGCCCAGGCCTGAATTGGCAACACATTTTCAAGTTCCATTTGAGGCATTGATTGGGAAACTTGGATTGCACTCATTCTTAAGAAATACACAGGAGTCGATGTTTGGTTTCCTTTCTGGTCCCATCGAAAAGTTGAAGTCTGATGTAGGAGTAAAAGTTGAAGATATCGTTGCAGAGCATGTAGATGACATTGATGCTTTGCAATCTGAGGGCCTCAGTAAGATGCTTCCTGTTACCTTGGATTCTGTTCATTTTAGAGGTGCTACTGTGATGCTGCTTGCATATGGCGATAGGGAAGCTAG GGAGATGGAGAATGTCAATGGCCATGTGAAGCTTAATAACCACTACAGCCGTGTAAATGTACAGCTTAGTGGAAATTGTAAGACTTGGAGGTCTGATGTCATATCTGAAGATGGTGGCTGGTTGTCTGCTGATGTTTATGTTGACATTATTGAGCAGAAATGGCATGCTAATTTGAAAATTGACAATTTCTTTGTCCCG CTGTTTGAAAGGATCCTAGAAATTCCAGTTGGATGGTCTGAAGGGAGGGCCAGTGGGGAG GTTCACTTGTGTATGTCAAAGGGTGAGAATTTTCCAAATCTTCATGGACAGCTTGATGTGACGGGGTTGAACTTCCAACTATTGGATGCTCCATCGTGTTTTTCT AACATATCAGCAAGTTTGTGTTTTCGTGGTCAAAGAATATTTTTGCACAATGCAAATGGCTGGTTTGGTAGTGTTCCTCTAGAAGCATCAGGAGATTTTGGCATCCATCCCGAAGAAGGAGAATTTCATCTTATGTGTCAG GTTCCTGGTGTTGAAGTAAATGCGTTAATGAGAACTTTCAAGATGAGACCTCTTTTGTTCCCG CTAGCTGGATCTGTCACTGCTCTATTTAATTGTCAAGGCCCACTGGATACTCCTGTATTTGTTGGCACTGGAATGGTTTCTAGGACATTCTCTACTTTACATGATACTCCTGAATCTTTAGCGTCTGAGGCACTTGCTAAAAGTAAAGAGGCCGGTGCGCTGGCAGCATTTGATCGTATTCCATTTTCGTATGCATCTGCCAATTTTACTTTCAACACTGATAACTGT GTTGCTGATTTATATGGAATTAGGGCAACCCTTGTGGATGGAGGTGAAATTCGAGGGGCTGGGAATGCATGGTTATGTCCAGAG GGAGAGGAGGATGAGACAGCCATAGATGTTAACTTATCTGGAAGTTTGGCCTTCGAAAAAATCTTGCTTCGTTACCTTCCCAATTATCACCATCAGATGCCACTCAAATTTGGGGTTTTAAATGGAGAGACAAAACTTTCGGGAGCTCTGTTAAGACC gAGATTTGATATTAAATGGACTGCACCTAAAGCAGTAGGGTCTTTTAGTGACGCTAGAGGAGATATCATAATCTCACATGATTTCATTACTGTTAATTCTGCTTCTGCTGCATTTGATTTGTATATGAAAGTCCTTACATCCTATTCTGATGATTTTGCCCTTAAGAGAGATGAATTTAATGCATCAAGAGACATTCCATTTACTGTTGATGGAATTGAGCTAGATTTGCGTATGCGTGGGTTTGAATTCTTCAGTTTGGTTTCCACTTATACTTTGGATTTTCCAAGACCTTTGGTTCTGAAATCAACAGGAAGAATCAAGTTTCATGGAAAGGTTTTAAAGCCTAATAGCAATGTTATTGGGCAGAATTTTGAAAATAACAGGCATGATGTGCCGATGTTGGAGAAAGGAAGTGCAGATAGCCTTGTTGGTGACATTTCAATATCTGATCTCAAACTGAATCAATTGATGCTTGCACCTCAACTGTCTGGACAGTTGAGAGTTTCGTCGGACTGTATCAAG TTGGATGCATCTGGAAGGCCTGATGAAAGTCTTGCAGTGGAGTTTGTAGGGCCACTACAGCCCAGTAGCGAAGATGGTCTCATAAATGGAAAACTATTGTCCATTTCTCTTCAGAAAGGGCAGTTGAGGGTTAACGCAGGTTTTCAGCCATTTCATTCTGCTAACTTGGAG GTACGGCAATTTCCACTTGATGAGTTGGAGCTTGCTTCTCTCCGGGGAACTATACAAAGA GCAGAAATCCAGCTTAATCTTCAAAAGAGAAGAGGACATGGCCTTCTCTCTGTACTTCGGCCAAAATTCAGTGGTGTACTTGGTGAAGCCCTAGATGTGGCAGCTAGGTGGAGTGGAGATGTT ATCACCATTGAAAAAGCTGCTTTGGAACAAAGCTACAGTCATTATGAACTTCAAGGTGAATATGTGTTACCTGGCTCCCGAGATCGTAACCCTGTTGACATAAAAGGGGATCGCTTTATAAAAAAGCTCATGTCTGGCCATCTTGGTAGCTTTATATCCTCAATGGGCAGGTGGAGAATGAAACTTGAAGTTCCAAGAGCTGAGGTTGCTGAGATGCTTCCTCTTGCGAGGCTTCTTTCTAGAAGTACTGACCCTGCCGTTCTTTCGAGATCAAAG GATTTTTTTATTCAAGGTTTGCAGACGGTGGGATTATATTCTGCGAATCTTCAACAGTTGCTCGAG CTAATAAGGGGGCATCATGTTCCATCACAAGATGTGGTTCTTGAAGATTTAAGCCTGCCAGGTTTATCAGAACTCAAAGGTCGATGGCGTGGCTCTCTTGACGCAAGTGGTGGAGGGAATGGAGACACCCTG GCAGAATTTGACTTTCATGGGGAGGATTGGGAGTGGGGAGAGTACAAAACTCAGCGTGTTTTAGCCATTGGTGCATACAGTAATGATGATGGTCTGCACCTGGAAAAAATTTTCATCCAAAAGGACAATGCCACCGTTCATGCTGATGGAACTTTGTTAGGGCCCAAAACAAACCTTCATTTTGCTGTTTTAAATTTTCCTGTTAGTCTGGTCCCAACTGTAGTTCAGGTAATTGAATCTACAGCAACGGATCTTGTTCATTCTCTGCGGCAACTGCTAGCCCCAATTAGGGGTATATTGCATATGGAAGGAGATCTTAGAGGAAGTTTAGCAAAACCAGAATGTGATGTGCAAGTAAGACTCCTGGATGGTGCTGTTGGTGGAATTGATCTTGGAAGGGCTGAAATTGTTGCTTCTCTAACCTCGACAAGTCGTTTTGTATTCAATGCAAAACTTGAACCTATAATCCAAAATGGTCATGTTCTAGTTCAAGGAAGTATTCCTGTTGCTTTTGTGCAAAATAACACGTTACAGCAAGATGCAGACCTAGATAAAAGTGGGTTTAATTGGGTTCCTGAATGGGtgaaggagaggaatagaggaaCTGGTGATGATGCCAACGACAAAAAAGCTTCCAGAGACCGAAATGAAGAAGATTGGAATAGTCAAATAACAGAAAGCCTAAAAGGTTTAAATTGGCAAATCTTAGATGCTGGAGAAGTTAGGGTTGATGCTGATATAAAAGATGGTGGAATGATGTTGGTAACTGCTTTATCTCCTTATGCCAATTGGCTTCATGGCAATGCTGATGTGATGCTTGAG GTCCGAGGAACAGTTGATCAACCGGTGCTTAATGGATATGCATCATTCCACAGGGCATCTATTTCTTCACCAGTGTTGCGGAAGCCACTTACGAACTTTGGTGGCACAGTTAATGTGAGATCAAACAGATTATCCATTGCTTCACTGGAGAGTAGGGTAAGCAGAAAAGGGAAGCTGTTTGTAAAAGGGAACCTTCCTCTCAGAACTAGTGAAGCAGCCCTCAATGACAAGATCGAGTTGAAGTGTGAAGCTCTGGAAGTGCGTGCAAAAAATATCTTAAG TGGTCAGGTTGATTCCCAGGTGCAAATAACTGGCTCTATGTTGCAACCAAACATATCTGGGAATATTAAACTTAGTCAGGGAGAAGCATATTTGCCACATGATAAGGGTGATAAGGGTGGTGGTGCTGCTTCGAATAGATTTCCATCAAATCAGCCTCCTCTACCTGCTGGTGGTGTTAGTCGAGCATTTGCTTCAAGATATGTTTCACGGTTTTTCAGCTCAAAACCTGCTACTTTGACAACCCAAATTTCACAATCTGGTAGCTCTG TTAAGAAGACAAGTCAAGTAGAAAAGGACATGGAGCAGGTGCAGATAAATCCAAATATAGAAGTCTATCTTAGTGATTTGAAGCTTGTGCTTGGACCAGAGTTGAAGATAGTTTACCCGTTAATCCTGAGTTTTGCTGTAAGTGGAGAGCTCGAGTTGAATGGTCTTGCCCATCCCAAATGTATAAAACCTAGAGGCATACTCGCCTTTGAGAATGGTGAAGTTGATCTAGTTGCAACACAG GTGAGGTTGAAAAGGGAACACCTGAACGTCGCAAAGTTTGAGCCTGAGTACGGACTTGATCCTATGCTAGATTTAGCCTTGGTTGGATCTGAGTGGCAATTTAGAATTCAAGGTCGAGCTAGCCATTGGCAGGACAAGCTAGTGGTGACCTCAACGCATTCTGTGGAACAGGATGCACTGTCGCCTACTGAG GCTGCCAGAAGATTCGAGAGTCAGTTAGCAGAATCAATTTTGGAAGGCAACGGCCAACTTGCATTTGAAAAACTTGCAACTGCTACTCTTGAAAAGTTGATGCCACGAATAGAAGGGAAGGGAGAGTTTGGCCAGGCTAGGTGGAGGGTAGTTTATGCGCCTCAGATCCCTAGCTTGGTTTCCGCTGATACTGCAGTTGATCCTCTTTCGTTACTTACGAGCAATATATCGTTCGGTACAGAAGTCGAAGTCCAGCTAGGGAAACGCCTTCAG GCTTCAATCGTTAGGCAGATGAAGGAATCCGAGATGGCAATGCAGTGGACCTTGAGCTATCAGCTAACGAGTCGCTTGCGCGTGCTCCTACAATCTGCGCCATCAAAACGTCTCCTTTTTGAGTATTCTGCCACTTCCCAGGATTAA